AAAAATGAAATTTATCTTTTGCACCGGCACTCCCGACAGCCGCGCGGCTCTTTCGTTGAACGCGATGTAGAAAAGCTCTTTGTACAACATGAGGAAGGTTGCCATCACCGCTCCGCTGACGCAGATAACCAGCGTCATTTCAAAATCGCTGAAGGCGATGATACTGCCGAAAAGAAAATTGTTGAAGCTGGACGCGTTTTTGACGAATCCGGACAGAATACCCGTGGCTCCAAGCCCTGCCGAGAGCATGACCGCGATGGACAGCTCGGCGTATTGGGGAATTTTTCTGCGGAAACCCTCGATGCAAAAAGCGGCGGCGACGCAGGCAAGCACGGCGGACAGCACGGGATTGACTCCCGTGATCAGACCGCCGGCGACCCCCGCCAGGGACATGTGGGATAGCACGTCGCCTACCATGGAAAGACGCTTCAAAACCACGATCATGCCGATACAGGGAATGACGGCGGACAGGAGAATGCCCACCACAAAAGCCCGACGCATAAAATCATATTCGAAAATTTCCATATTCTACAGCCTCCATGTCCCCCGAAAGACTGCGTTTTCCCGGCTGAATTTCCCGCTTTCAGAAATTGTCCCGGTCAGGGTGTTTGTGCCTGTGTGACAGCTCTTCATCCACCTGTTTTTTGTCGAGTTCCATCAGAGAGCCGTTCTCCAGGCAGAGGATTCTCGACAAAAAATCGAGGACCCCCGCAAGGTCGTGGGTCACCATCACCACCGTCAGCTCCGTGGCCGCATTCAGACGCGACAGAAGTTCGAAGAAAGATTGTGAACTTCTGCGGTCCACGCCGGCAGTGGGCTCATCCAGCAGCAGAAGTTCAGAGGATCCCGCCAGGGCTCGGGCCAGCATGACCCGCTGGATTTGCCCTCCCGAAAGGTTCCCGATACGCCGCCTGGCAAAATCCGCCATCCCCACCTGCTCCAGCGCTGAAATCACCTTTTTTTGGTGCTCTCTTTTGGGGAAGCGGCAGAGTCCGATCTGAGGGAAAAGGGCCGTCATGACAATTTCCTCCACGGTGGCCGGGAAAGCGCTTCCGGCGGAGAAAACGTTTTGCGGCAGCCAAGCGATGGCCGGCCAGTTTTTGAAACGGCGCAGATCCTGGCCAAACAGCCGAATCCCACCGGAAGAAGGTGGAAGCTCTCCCAGAAGCATACGCAGAAGCGTGCTTTTTCCGGAGCCGTTGGGTCCCGTAATGACGACGAAATCTCCCTGTCTTACGGAAAAATCGACCTGAGAAAAAATCACTTCCTCCTCATAGCTGAAACTCAGGTTTTCCACTTCGATGAGTTCTCTTCCGGCGGGATTCGGCATGTTGGGCTCTCTTCTCGCCGGCTCTACTGAAAGGCGGACAGCAGGGATTTCAGATTACGGCGCATCACTGAAAAATAGTCGTCGCCGGCCGCCCTGGCCCTGTCGCTGAGTCCCTCCAGAGGATTCAAAACGGCAGTTTTCGCCCCCGCGGCCTTCGCGACGGTTTCCGCCACTTTGGGATTGCCCTCTTCTTCATAGAAAACTGTTTTTACGCCATTTTTTCGAACGAATTCGATAATTTCGCTCATTCGGGCAGGGGTGGGCTCCGATTCGGGATAAGCGCCCTCCACCGCGACCTGGTTCAGCCCGCAGGCGGAACAAAGGTACTGGAAAGCTCCGTGGGTGACGACGACGGATTTTCCCGCAAAAGGCAGCAGGGCTTTTCGAAAGCTTTCGTTCAGCGCGTCGAGTTCCCTCGCGTAACGGTGGAAGTTTGCTTCGTAATACTCTTTGCCCTTGGGATCGACCTGTATGAACGCGTCCCGGATATTGGCCATCTCCTGTTTCGCGTTCATGGGGTCGAGCCATACGTGGGGATCCATGTCGCCGCGGTCCTCCGGAGAAATTCCTTTGGAGGCGTTTACGACGACCAGTTTTTTATTTTGCAGAGACCCCAGGACGTCGTCGATCCATGGCTCCATGCTCAATCCGTTGCAGATAAATACGGCGGCCTTTTCCAGTCCCGCCACGTCTGCGGCGGCCGGTTCCCATTCGTGAGGCTCCACGGCGCCCGATGCCATGTTCGTGACCTGAACCCTTTCCCCGCCGATTTTTACGGCGAAATCGTACATGGGATAAAAACTGGCGTAAACGGAAATTCGGGTTTGCTGCGATTCGTTCGCGTTTTCGTTTTTACTTCTGTCCTCCCGGGGCGGCGTCAGAGAGGCCGTCCCTCCCATCGCCATTCTCGACGCGGCCCAGTTCCGCGTGATATAAAGCCCTGCGAGCAGGATGAGAGTGAACAGAGCGACTTTCAAAAGGTGATTCTTAAAACGTTCCATATTCCTTGTTCCTCGTGACAATAGATTTAGCATACACAAGTTCACGACTCGTCCATGATAAAATGCAAACAGCGATCCTTTGCATTTAGAAGGGATTGTAAAGCACCAGGAAAGGAGAGTCAAGAAAAGTTACTGTTTTGCAATTGAGAAAAGAGGGAGGAGACGGGGACTATGGAGTCAAAAACCCGAAAAGAATTGAAATCGCAGTACAACGAACGGGAGATCATCGGCGGGGCCTATATCATCAAAAACGCGCAGACCGGCAGGATATTGCTGGAGACCTCCACGGATCTGCGCGCCAGCAAAAACCGTTTCGATTTTTCGCAAAAAACGGGCTCCTGTCCCGTCAAAAAGCTGGAGAAGGATTGGGTTGCTTCGGGGGCCGGAGCTTTCGTTTTTGAAGTTCTGGAGGAACACGTCAAAAAAAGTTCACGGACAAGCAGGGAGTTTCAGGAGGATATGGCCGCTTTAAAAGAGCTATGGCGGGAAAAGCTGACAGGCGACAACGCGGTTTTGTACTGATACTCGTTCTTTGACCAGGCGCGCTTCAAAATTCTGTCATTCTCCATTTTCCCGAATCCACTCCAGATATTTGGAGTGACCGCCCTCGACGGGCGTCAGAAGAATTTCAGGCAGCTCGTAGCTGTGGTGTTCCAGAATTGTCCGCTCAATGTCGGCCCAGCGATCCCGGCGGCATTTGACGAGCAGCAAAACTTCCCGATCCGCGCACAGTTTTCCCTTCCAGCGATAGCGGCTGTTGACGGGAAACATCTGCACACAGGCGGCCAGCCTTTTCTCCAGCAGAGCTCCGGCAATTTTCTCCGCTTCGTCCTCGTCGGCGCAGGCGGTGGTCACAACCGCATACCGAACGTCGCTCATCCCGGGAAGTCCTGCCGTTTTCCGGTTTTTCCAGCGCGTCCCATGAGGCCCCAGAGCGCGACCTCAAAGCCGCACCAGCCCTCGGCGGCGGAGGTTTTTTCCAGCCAGGAAAGACGGATGAGCTGCAGCAGACACTGTTTTACAGCGGGAGCGCCATAGGCGTCAAGGGCGTTTCGCGCCATGCGCAGAGCGTATTCCCTTGTCGCCCCGATGGCGGCGAGAACCCTGCCCTCCATTTGCCGGGGGAAGGAAGCGATGTAAAGCGCGGGACGCAGACGATTGTACAGCGCGGTCAGCAGGGGCAGGGGAGAGGGGTCGGACTGGAGGTACTTCAGGGCGTTCAGAACATTTTTGGGGCGGGCCTGACAGACGCCGTCCAGAAAGCGCAGGAGGGCGTTGCCTCCCTCGTCGAAGGACAGATTTTTCACCATCTCCGTGGTGACAGTGGATCCCGAGGCGAACAGGGTCAGTTTATTCAGTTCGGAGCGCAATTCCTCCTGGGATTCGATGGAGTCCGCCAACAGGGCCGCGGCGGTGTCTTCCAGCTTTGCGCCCTCTCCCCGGGCCAGGGACAGAAGCCATTCCTTGCGCTTCCAGGGGGGAACCGCGGCGTCGGGACGGATGAATTCGATTCGGTCCGAGAGCTCCTTTGGGAAGATTTTTTTGCTGTCTCCTCCAAAGGTCGCCACGATGACGCTTTCGGCCTCTTCCTTTTCGAGGAATTCCTCCAGCGCTTCCGGAAAGGGCCCCAATTGCTCGGCGGATTCCACCACCGTCGTCTGTTTCGTTTCGAAGAGTCCGCCGCTGCGGGAGGCGGCGAACAGCCCGGGCCACCCCCCCGTCGTTGAAAGGGCCTCGATTTTCCCCATCAGAGCGTAACCTTTGCGGGAAAGGGCCGCGAGCAGCTCTTCGAGTTTTCGGCGCTGGCTTTCATGGCCTTCAATGACGATCAGACGAGGCATGACATTCTCCCCTCGAAAAATATTTAAAAAAAATGTTATAAAACCCCTCTCCGGGGAGAGGGGACGTATTTTTTCCTGCGGGTATCGGCGTTTATCCTTTAATTACGATGTTGACCAGGCGGTCCGGGACGACGATGATTTTTAGGATCGTCGCGCCCCTGACTTTTTCCTGAATCGTCGCGTCGGCCAGAGCGGTTTCTTTCAGTTTCGTCTCGTCGAGGCCGGCGGGCAGATTCAGTTTGGAGCGCACCTTGCCGTTGATCTGCACGACGACGGTGACAGAATCCGCAGCCAGTGCGTCTTCTTCGGCGACGGGCCATGGGGATGTGGAGAGAAGACCGGCATTACCCAGCATTTGCCACAACTCTTCCGTCATGTGGGGGGCAAAGGGAGAAAGACAGTTCAGAAGAATATCCACACCCTCGCGCAGCAGTTTGTGTCCCGTTTCATTCAGGGGTTTGAAGGCGTAAATGGCGTTCGTCAGCTCCATCAGTTTCGCGATGGCCGTGTTGAACTGCTTTTCTTCGCTGATGTCGTGAGTGACGCCCAGGATGGTGCTGTGAATTTTGCGCTTGAAATCCCGGGAGGCCGAATCAGAAAGCTCCGTCATGGGAACGCGGTCTGTTCCGTGGCTTTTCAGGCTTTCCAGGTTCTCCTCGACGCAGCGCCAGACCCGTCCGAGGAAGCGATGCGCCCCCTCCACGCCCTGCTCGGACCAGTCGAGGTCGTTCTGAGGCGGCGCGGCGAACAAAATGAAGAGACGCACCGTGTCCGCTCCGTATTTTTCCACGATCTCCGTGGGGTCCACGACGTTGCCCAAAGACTTGGACATCTTCGCGCCGTCCTTTATGACCATGCCCTGGGTCAGCAGGTTCGTAAAGGGCTCCCGCACCTTCAGAAGTCCGATATCGGCCAGGAATTTCGTGAAGAAGCGGGCGTAAATCAGATGCAGACAGGCATGTTCGATCCCGCCGATATATTGGTCGACGGCCATCCAGTAGTCCGTTTCCTTCGTGTTGAACGGAGCGGTGTCCAGGCTGGAGGAGCAGTAACGATCGAAGTACCAGGACGAGCAGAAGAAAGTGTCCATGGTGTCGGCCTCGCGTCGGGCGGGACCGCCGCAGGAGGGGCAGGTGGTGGCGAGCCATTCGGGCATGTCCAGCAGAGGAGAATGCCCCACCTCTTTGACCTCCACGTCCTCGGGCAGCAGGACGGGGAGCTGATCCTCCGGAACGGGGACGATTCCGCATTTCGGGCAGTGTACGAAGGGAATCGGCGTTCCCCAGTATCGCTGCCGCGAGATGAGCCAGTCCCGCAGGCGGAAATTGACCTCCCGGTGACAGAGCCCTTCCTTTTCACCCCAGTCGATCATCGTCTGTATCGCCTTTTGAGTGGGAAGACCGTTGAACTGTCCGGAGTTGCAGCTGATGCCGTCTCCCTCGAAGGAGGTCTCCATGGATGCGCCGTCGAGGGTTTCGCCTTCAGGCTGAATGACGGGGATGATCTCGATGTCATATTTGCGGCAGAACTCGAAGTCGCGCTGATCGTGGGCGGGAACGCCCATGATGGCCCCCGTGCCGTAGTCCATGAGAATGTAATTGGCCAGCCAGATGGGGACCGGTGCGCCTGTGACGGGGTGCCTGCCTGTAAAGGGTGTTTTGAATCCCAGTTTTTCCCCTCCCACGGCGGAGCGTTCGATGGAGCTCTGGGCTGAGCACTGAGCGACGAATTCCCTCATGGCGGACGCTTCCGACTCCGGCATTTTTTCGAGCATGGCCTGGACCAGTTCGTGTTCCGGGGCAAGGGCGATGAAGGTGATGCCGTACACCGTGTCGAAGCGGGTGGTGAAGGCCTCGATGGTGTATTCCAGCTCCGGGACGTGAAAGGAAAGCCGGGCGCCTTCAGAGCGGCCGATCCAGTTGCGCTGCATAATGCGGACTCTTTCGGGCCATCCGGAAAGGGAGGCGTCGATGTCGTCCAGCAGTTCCTGCGCGTAGTTCGTGATGCGGATGAACCACTGCTCCAGATTTTTCCTTCCCACCGGCGTCTCGCAGCGCCAGCAGGCCCCGTTGACCACCTGCTCGTTGGCGAGAACCGTGCCGCAGGTTTCGCACCAGTTGACGGGCGCGGTTTTCCGGTAGACCAGACCTTTTTTATACATCTGGAGGAAAATCCACTGATTCCATCGATAGTACTTAGGATTGCAGGTTTCGACCCGGCGGCGCCAGTCGTAGCTGTACCCCATGCGTTTGAGCTGGCTCGTCATGTACTCGATGTTTTCCCACGTCCAGTCGTGGGGTTTTGTTTTGTACTTGAGGGCGGCGTTTTCGGCGGGCATGCCGAAGGCGTCGAAGCCCATCGGATAAAGAACGTTCTGTCCCTTTTTACGGAGGAAACGGGCGAGCATGTCTCCCATGGAGTAATTCCGCACGTGCCCCATATGCAGCGCGCCGCTGGGATAGGGGAACATCTCCAGACAGTAGAACTTGGGCTTCGCCGGGTCGGCCTCGACCTCGAAACATTTATGATCCGCCCATTCTTTTTGCCATTTCGCCTCGATCGCCTGAAAATCGTAGCTCATCCTTCTTCCTCCCGATTAAAAACTCAGAGGGGCAAATTCCGCGTTCTTCACGGTCGTCCCTGCCCCTTTGAGATCTTCTGCGTCATAGAGAGGATTATAGCGTTTTACGGCCTTTGTGCAAAGTATCTGATAGAATAACGTCTGTTCAGCGCGGGTAACCGGAGCCTGCGAAAGGTTAAAACTAAAGGTTAAAACTATGGAAGGACTGGTGAACATGCGGTTCGATATCGTTCGCGGCAGACTGGAGAAACTGAGACAGCGGATGCGTGAACAGCAGATAGACGCTCTGACGGTGATGGTGTTCGAACGACTGAATTCCGAAAACTGTCATTATATATCGGGTTTTCGAGGCAGCAGCGCGGCCCTGGTCATTGACGCGAAGCGGGAACTTCTGATCACCGACGGGCGTTATCGGACTCAGGCGGCTCTTCAGTCGCCTTTCACCCTGGTGGTGCAGTCCGACCTTCCGCTGGCGGAGTACGTGGTTCAGGTTCTTTCCAAAAGTGGGTATAAAACGGCGGGATTCGAGGCCGAAAAGGTTTCCTGCGCCATCTTCGAAACGGTTCTGAAGAAGGCGCCGGTGGAGTGGAAGGACGCCTCGGCCCTGATTCCCTCTCTGCGCCGTTCCAAGGACGCGGAGGAAGTGGCTGCCATTCGGCGCGCAGGCGTCATCGCCCGCCAGGCTTTCGATCGCGTGCTGAAAGACGTGCGGGTGGGAATGACGGAGGTCGATTTCGAGAGCCGCCTGATCAGCGAAATTAAGCGCGCCGGTGCGGAAAAGGGTTGGGCTCACGATGATTTTATCGTTGTTTCGGGCGCCCGCGGCGCCATGTGTCACGGTCGGGCCACGGACAGGGCCTTCGAGCGGGGAGACACCGTCACGCTGGACTACGGGGCGATGATCGATGGATATATGTGCGACATCACGCGAAATTTCGCTGTGGGCGGGGCGCAGGACCGAGCCGTGGAACTGGACGGAATCCTGGTGAAGGCGCACCGAGAAGCCGCCGCGGCCCTGCGTCCGGGAGTTTCCGGGAAGGAAGTGGACGCCGTCGCCAGAAGAATCATAGAAGAGGCGGGCTACGGGAACGGCTTCGTGCACGGCCTGGGACACGGACTCGGGCTGGAAATCCATGAATCGCCGCGCCTTTCGTTCCTGTCGAAGGATATTCTCCAGGCGGGAGATGTGGTGACGATCGAACCCGGCATTTACATCGAAGGCTGGGGCGGCCTGCGGGTGGAGGACGACTATCTGATCACGGAAAATGGCGCGGAATGCCTCACTCAGTCCGACGACCAGCATTTGAAAATTGCCGGCTGAGCGAAAATTGAGCGAAAATTGAAGGCGCTCCGGCGCGAACTTTAAAGGTCAGATTATAAAAATTATAGAAATTATAGAAATTGCAGAAATATCGAAAGGGGAAAAATAAATTGACGGGCAGCACGGAAAGTGAAAACGCCGCTCTTGAGGGCGCAGAGCAGTCAGAAAACGAAATTCTTCGTCAGCGGAAGGATAAGCTCCAGCGTCTTCGGGAAGAGGAAGGATATGACCCTTACGTCGTTGAAAAATGGGACCGTCGGGATACCCTCGGAGAAATTCGCGGTCGTTTCGACGGACTGCAGCCGGACGAGGTCGCGCGGGATGTGGAGATTCAGAGCGCCGGACGCCTGATGACGCTGCGGCGGCAGGGAAAGGCCACCTTCGCGGATCTTGCGGATGAAAGCGACAGAATGCAGCTCTACTTCCAGTTCAATGAAGTAGGGGAGAAAAATTACGACTTTCTGAAAAAATGGGTGGATACGGGGGACTGGATCGGCGTAACGGGCCATCCCTGCCGAACGCGGCGCGGAGAGCTGACGATTCTGGTCACGGGGTACAAACTGCTCTGCAAGGCGCTGCGCCCTCTGCCCGAAAAATGGCACGGCCTGACGGACACCGAGGTTCGTTATCGCCGGCGTTATACGGACCTGATCGCGAATCCGGAGGTCCGCGACGTCTTTCGCTCCCGCTCGAAGATCATCGCCTCCTTCCGTCGAACTTTGGAGGATCATGGAACGCTGGAGGTAGAAACGCCGACGCTCTCCGTCCTGGCGGGAGGGGCGGCTGCCAGGCCCTTCAGAACCTTCCACAACGCACTGGGGCTGGACATGTTTTT
The Synergistaceae bacterium genome window above contains:
- a CDS encoding GIY-YIG nuclease family protein; the encoded protein is MESKTRKELKSQYNEREIIGGAYIIKNAQTGRILLETSTDLRASKNRFDFSQKTGSCPVKKLEKDWVASGAGAFVFEVLEEHVKKSSRTSREFQEDMAALKELWREKLTGDNAVLY
- a CDS encoding metal ABC transporter permease, producing the protein MEIFEYDFMRRAFVVGILLSAVIPCIGMIVVLKRLSMVGDVLSHMSLAGVAGGLITGVNPVLSAVLACVAAAFCIEGFRRKIPQYAELSIAVMLSAGLGATGILSGFVKNASSFNNFLFGSIIAFSDFEMTLVICVSGAVMATFLMLYKELFYIAFNERAARLSGVPVQKINFIFTILTAVTVAVAARTAGALIVSSTMIIPVACAMQFGKSYKKTVIYAVYFAVIFTVTGLYISYYLRLKPGGTIALLGVFCFILILSFQKFLQKLRRKRTAK
- a CDS encoding zinc ABC transporter substrate-binding protein gives rise to the protein MERFKNHLLKVALFTLILLAGLYITRNWAASRMAMGGTASLTPPREDRSKNENANESQQTRISVYASFYPMYDFAVKIGGERVQVTNMASGAVEPHEWEPAAADVAGLEKAAVFICNGLSMEPWIDDVLGSLQNKKLVVVNASKGISPEDRGDMDPHVWLDPMNAKQEMANIRDAFIQVDPKGKEYYEANFHRYARELDALNESFRKALLPFAGKSVVVTHGAFQYLCSACGLNQVAVEGAYPESEPTPARMSEIIEFVRKNGVKTVFYEEEGNPKVAETVAKAAGAKTAVLNPLEGLSDRARAAGDDYFSVMRRNLKSLLSAFQ
- the leuS gene encoding leucine--tRNA ligase yields the protein MSYDFQAIEAKWQKEWADHKCFEVEADPAKPKFYCLEMFPYPSGALHMGHVRNYSMGDMLARFLRKKGQNVLYPMGFDAFGMPAENAALKYKTKPHDWTWENIEYMTSQLKRMGYSYDWRRRVETCNPKYYRWNQWIFLQMYKKGLVYRKTAPVNWCETCGTVLANEQVVNGACWRCETPVGRKNLEQWFIRITNYAQELLDDIDASLSGWPERVRIMQRNWIGRSEGARLSFHVPELEYTIEAFTTRFDTVYGITFIALAPEHELVQAMLEKMPESEASAMREFVAQCSAQSSIERSAVGGEKLGFKTPFTGRHPVTGAPVPIWLANYILMDYGTGAIMGVPAHDQRDFEFCRKYDIEIIPVIQPEGETLDGASMETSFEGDGISCNSGQFNGLPTQKAIQTMIDWGEKEGLCHREVNFRLRDWLISRQRYWGTPIPFVHCPKCGIVPVPEDQLPVLLPEDVEVKEVGHSPLLDMPEWLATTCPSCGGPARREADTMDTFFCSSWYFDRYCSSSLDTAPFNTKETDYWMAVDQYIGGIEHACLHLIYARFFTKFLADIGLLKVREPFTNLLTQGMVIKDGAKMSKSLGNVVDPTEIVEKYGADTVRLFILFAAPPQNDLDWSEQGVEGAHRFLGRVWRCVEENLESLKSHGTDRVPMTELSDSASRDFKRKIHSTILGVTHDISEEKQFNTAIAKLMELTNAIYAFKPLNETGHKLLREGVDILLNCLSPFAPHMTEELWQMLGNAGLLSTSPWPVAEEDALAADSVTVVVQINGKVRSKLNLPAGLDETKLKETALADATIQEKVRGATILKIIVVPDRLVNIVIKG
- a CDS encoding ABC transporter ATP-binding protein, which gives rise to MPNPAGRELIEVENLSFSYEEEVIFSQVDFSVRQGDFVVITGPNGSGKSTLLRMLLGELPPSSGGIRLFGQDLRRFKNWPAIAWLPQNVFSAGSAFPATVEEIVMTALFPQIGLCRFPKREHQKKVISALEQVGMADFARRRIGNLSGGQIQRVMLARALAGSSELLLLDEPTAGVDRRSSQSFFELLSRLNAATELTVVMVTHDLAGVLDFLSRILCLENGSLMELDKKQVDEELSHRHKHPDRDNF
- a CDS encoding aminopeptidase P family protein, whose protein sequence is MEGLVNMRFDIVRGRLEKLRQRMREQQIDALTVMVFERLNSENCHYISGFRGSSAALVIDAKRELLITDGRYRTQAALQSPFTLVVQSDLPLAEYVVQVLSKSGYKTAGFEAEKVSCAIFETVLKKAPVEWKDASALIPSLRRSKDAEEVAAIRRAGVIARQAFDRVLKDVRVGMTEVDFESRLISEIKRAGAEKGWAHDDFIVVSGARGAMCHGRATDRAFERGDTVTLDYGAMIDGYMCDITRNFAVGGAQDRAVELDGILVKAHREAAAALRPGVSGKEVDAVARRIIEEAGYGNGFVHGLGHGLGLEIHESPRLSFLSKDILQAGDVVTIEPGIYIEGWGGLRVEDDYLITENGAECLTQSDDQHLKIAG
- a CDS encoding divalent-cation tolerance protein CutA; the protein is MSDVRYAVVTTACADEDEAEKIAGALLEKRLAACVQMFPVNSRYRWKGKLCADREVLLLVKCRRDRWADIERTILEHHSYELPEILLTPVEGGHSKYLEWIRENGE